The following coding sequences are from one Lycium ferocissimum isolate CSIRO_LF1 chromosome 3, AGI_CSIRO_Lferr_CH_V1, whole genome shotgun sequence window:
- the LOC132048991 gene encoding uncharacterized protein LOC132048991 — MQEVVKKEIIKWLDARVVYPIADSKWVSPVQCISKKGGITVVPNAKNELIPTNTVTGWRVCMDYRKLKTATCKDHFLMPFIDQMLNRLAGRSYYFFLVGSSGYSQINIALED, encoded by the coding sequence ATGCAAGAAGTCGTCAAGAAAGAAATCATCAAGTGGTTAGATGCTAGAGTGGTTTACCCTATTGCTGAcagtaaatgggtgagcccaGTTCAATGTATTTCGAAAAAGGGCGGCATCACAGTGGTGcctaatgcaaagaatgagttgaTTCCGACTAATACTGTGACGGGTTGGAGAGTTTGCATGGACTATCGCAAGCTTAAAACTGCTACTTGCAAGGATCACTTTcttatgccttttattgatcaaatgcttaATCGGCTTGCGGGACGGTCTTACTATTTCTTTCTTGTCGGGTCTTCGGGCTACAGTCAGATCAACATCGCCCTTGAGGATTAG